CCAAATACACATCATGGACAAGGTCTAAGCGTAATTTTTTGCTGTGCGTAGGTATAATAAATAACTTTCGTACAAACTTTGAAAGTCTTTTTTGTGGATCAAATGGTAATTTTGGAATTTTTACAACATACTGAAATGATTTTCCATTATATTTCATGGAGTCCATTATCTCCTGTAATATTTTGTCTTCTGGATGAATAACAATGATTTCAATGTCTTGGGTTGCCATTAAAGGGAATAAGTTCTTAATTAAATTATAGGAATAATTATCTATCCCTGTAACTCTGTTATCAATATTCCCCGCCACTATCCCTACTCTCATACAAAAAACCTCCATTTGTTTTTTTGGTCAGCAAAGCGAAGGTACTGTAATACTTTTGCGAAATCTTGTTCCAATTATACTTATCTAAAACCATTTGCCTTATCTTTTTCTTTATTTTCCTGTTTTCTCTAACAGATTCTAGCATTTTTAATATTTCTTTTGCAAACATATCAGGATCTAGTGGC
Above is a window of Thermococcus sp. M39 DNA encoding:
- a CDS encoding glycosyltransferase family 4 protein; amino-acid sequence: MRVGIVAGNIDNRVTGIDNYSYNLIKNLFPLMATQDIEIIVIHPEDKILQEIMDSMKYNGKSFQYVVKIPKLPFDPQKRLSKFVRKLFIIPTHSKKLRLDLVHDVYLGLFFFYPQKTKKIITIYDLVPIKFPQTHRGDTILAHKY
- a CDS encoding glycosyltransferase, which translates into the protein PLDPDMFAKEILKMLESVRENRKIKKKIRQMVLDKYNWNKISQKYYSTFALLTKKTNGGFLYESRDSGGEY